One region of Dehalococcoidia bacterium genomic DNA includes:
- the carB gene encoding carbamoyl-phosphate synthase large subunit, giving the protein MSELSKVLVIGSGPIIIGQAAEFDYAGTQACKSLREEGITTVLVNSNPATIMTDEGIADIVYIEPLTADVLARIIERERPEGLLPTLGGQTGLNLAVELADTGILDKYNVRMLGTPLETIKKAEERSLFKRLIQEIGEPIPESVTVNSVGEARDFASTIGLPLIVRPSYTLGGTGGGIVYSMAELESTVENGLASSMSHQVLVERCLLGWKEIEYEVMRDAADNCITICNMENIDPMGVHTGDSIVVAPSQTLTDREYQMLRSASLKIIRALRIEGGCNIQFALTPSPVVARKWAPDQLNIVKSQYYIIEVNPRVSRSSALASKATGYPIARVAAKIAAGKRLDEIPNRVTGKTMAVFEPALDYCVIKIPRWPFDKFAGGDRTLGSQMKATGEVMAIERCFEAGLQKAVRSLEMGRKSLLWEDKNWGNTSEYGKYPLHANDMRLWALMAALRRKVGPEQLAEQTGIDPWFIHKMANIVKLEQRLLSEELNPELLRQAKRLGFSDEQISTLGDTLPDQVRQLRNRWNIKPVYKMVDTCAAEFDAETPYFYSTYEIENEAESLEDNKAVVIGSGPIRIGQGIEFDYCSVHSAWALKEAGYKSIMVNSNPETVSTDFDTSDRLYFEPLDEESVLDILENENSKLLVSTFTPSVLQFGGQTAINLAASLSRNNSPILGSNAEIIDLAEDRRRFEDFLNHLGIPQPPGTGVTALSQGQEVARTLGYPVLVRPSYVLGGRGMEIVQNQEELTRYMGQALEIDERHPVLIDKYFEGKEVEVDAVCDGVDVLIPGIMEHIERTGVHSGDSIAVYPALGLSENEVNTLIDYTVRTGLALGIKGLMNIQYVIMRSGAGQTSSIYMLEVNPRASRTIPFISKVTGVPMVRIATKVMLGISLSEQGYETGLCKEKALVSVKAPVFSMSKLTRVDTYLSPEMKSTGEVMGIDLTYEAALAKALIAAGLMLPPQGTLLFSIADKDKVEALPIIKGFYALGYQIYATRGTAAMISEHGMNVNAVSRKLSEGHPNIIEIINSGSVVGVINTITGGRIPMQDGFHIRRASTERRIPCFTSLDTAGAVLKVLSQGTQNINIKPLHEYVRP; this is encoded by the coding sequence ATGTCTGAGCTCTCCAAGGTGCTGGTTATAGGATCAGGTCCTATCATCATAGGCCAGGCGGCTGAATTCGACTATGCGGGCACCCAGGCGTGCAAGTCGCTGCGGGAAGAGGGGATAACCACGGTGCTGGTTAACTCCAATCCTGCAACGATAATGACCGATGAAGGCATAGCCGACATAGTGTATATCGAACCGCTGACTGCGGATGTACTGGCAAGGATAATCGAACGGGAAAGGCCCGAGGGGCTGTTGCCAACACTTGGCGGTCAAACCGGCCTTAACCTGGCTGTGGAACTGGCCGATACGGGAATACTGGATAAATACAACGTCCGCATGTTAGGCACGCCCTTGGAAACCATTAAAAAAGCAGAGGAGAGGTCGTTATTCAAGCGGCTTATCCAGGAGATCGGTGAGCCGATCCCGGAAAGCGTAACGGTCAATTCCGTCGGCGAAGCCAGGGATTTTGCCTCGACCATCGGATTACCGCTGATAGTCAGGCCTTCCTATACGCTGGGTGGCACCGGCGGCGGCATCGTTTATTCCATGGCCGAACTGGAGTCCACAGTGGAGAACGGGCTGGCATCGAGTATGAGCCATCAGGTGCTGGTCGAGAGATGCCTGCTGGGCTGGAAAGAGATTGAATATGAAGTCATGCGCGATGCGGCCGACAACTGCATCACTATCTGCAATATGGAGAATATCGATCCGATGGGCGTCCATACGGGCGACAGCATAGTCGTGGCGCCCAGTCAGACGCTGACCGACAGGGAATACCAGATGCTCCGGTCGGCCAGCTTGAAGATAATACGGGCGCTGCGCATCGAAGGCGGCTGCAACATACAGTTCGCTTTAACCCCGAGCCCGGTAGTCGCCAGGAAATGGGCGCCGGACCAGCTGAATATAGTTAAAAGCCAGTACTATATTATCGAGGTGAATCCCCGCGTCAGCCGCAGCTCGGCCCTGGCCAGCAAGGCTACGGGCTATCCCATAGCCAGGGTTGCCGCCAAGATCGCTGCGGGCAAGCGGCTCGATGAGATACCCAACCGGGTAACCGGAAAAACAATGGCCGTCTTCGAACCTGCGCTGGATTATTGCGTAATCAAGATCCCGCGCTGGCCGTTCGATAAATTCGCCGGGGGCGACAGGACCCTTGGAAGCCAGATGAAGGCCACCGGTGAGGTGATGGCTATCGAGCGCTGTTTTGAAGCCGGGCTGCAGAAAGCGGTGCGCTCACTGGAGATGGGCAGAAAATCTCTCCTGTGGGAAGACAAAAACTGGGGCAACACCAGCGAATATGGGAAATATCCGCTTCACGCCAATGACATGAGGTTGTGGGCCTTGATGGCGGCGCTGAGAAGAAAAGTGGGGCCGGAACAGCTTGCAGAACAAACGGGAATCGACCCGTGGTTCATACATAAAATGGCCAATATCGTTAAGCTGGAGCAACGGCTGTTATCTGAGGAATTGAATCCCGAATTGCTGAGGCAGGCCAAGCGTCTCGGTTTCTCGGACGAACAAATTTCAACCCTGGGAGATACATTGCCGGACCAGGTGCGCCAATTGAGAAACCGCTGGAACATAAAACCGGTATATAAAATGGTGGATACATGCGCGGCAGAGTTTGATGCCGAGACCCCCTATTTTTACAGCACGTACGAGATTGAAAATGAGGCTGAGTCCCTGGAAGATAATAAGGCGGTCGTGATCGGCAGCGGGCCTATTCGCATCGGACAGGGGATTGAGTTCGATTATTGCAGCGTCCATTCCGCCTGGGCGCTTAAAGAAGCCGGCTATAAAAGTATAATGGTCAATTCAAATCCTGAAACCGTTTCAACTGACTTCGACACCAGCGACCGGCTTTATTTTGAGCCTCTCGACGAGGAAAGTGTCCTCGATATACTTGAGAATGAGAATTCAAAATTACTGGTCAGCACCTTTACTCCCTCGGTGCTGCAATTCGGGGGGCAGACTGCGATCAACCTGGCTGCTTCGCTGTCCAGAAACAATTCACCTATCCTGGGTTCCAATGCGGAGATAATCGACCTGGCGGAAGACAGGCGCAGATTCGAGGATTTCCTTAACCACCTGGGTATCCCGCAGCCGCCCGGAACCGGTGTAACTGCGTTAAGCCAGGGGCAGGAGGTGGCCAGGACGCTGGGCTATCCGGTGCTGGTCAGGCCGAGTTATGTGCTTGGCGGCAGGGGTATGGAGATAGTGCAGAACCAGGAGGAATTAACCAGGTATATGGGGCAGGCTCTCGAAATTGATGAACGCCATCCCGTTCTGATCGATAAGTATTTCGAAGGCAAAGAGGTGGAGGTTGATGCGGTATGCGACGGGGTCGATGTCTTAATTCCCGGGATTATGGAACATATTGAACGGACCGGTGTGCACAGCGGTGATTCAATAGCCGTGTATCCGGCTCTGGGATTGTCAGAAAACGAGGTTAATACCCTGATTGATTACACCGTCAGAACCGGGCTGGCGCTGGGTATAAAGGGCCTGATGAACATTCAGTATGTTATCATGCGGAGCGGAGCCGGGCAGACGTCGTCCATATACATGCTGGAGGTAAATCCGCGCGCCAGCCGGACGATACCGTTTATCTCCAAGGTTACGGGGGTCCCCATGGTGCGCATCGCTACCAAAGTGATGCTGGGGATCAGTCTTTCGGAGCAGGGGTACGAAACGGGTTTGTGCAAGGAAAAGGCTTTAGTCAGCGTTAAGGCTCCTGTCTTTTCCATGTCGAAATTGACGAGGGTTGATACCTATCTCAGCCCGGAGATGAAATCCACCGGTGAAGTCATGGGAATCGATCTGACATATGAAGCTGCCCTGGCCAAGGCATTGATCGCCGCAGGACTTATGCTGCCTCCTCAGGGGACGCTCCTGTTCAGTATCGCGGACAAGGACAAAGTGGAAGCGCTGCCCATAATAAAGGGATTCTATGCGCTGGGTTACCAGATATACGCAACCAGGGGCACCGCCGCTATGATCAGTGAACATGGCATGAACGTTAATGCGGTCAGCAGGAAACTGAGCGAAGGACATCCCAATATCATTGAAATTATAAACAGCGGCTCTGTGGTTGGCGTGATCAACACGATCACCGGCGGTCGAATTCCCATGCAGGACGGTTTTCATATCCGCCGTGCTTCCACCGAGAGGCGTATCCCATGTTTCACTTCGCTGGATACGGCAGGCGCCGTTCTGAAAGTCTTATCTCAGGGCACGCAGAACATTAATATTAAACCGCTGCATGAATATGTAAGGCCGTAA
- a CDS encoding ECF transporter S component, whose product MSKMQQVVVFFKSEKAQKLGISLAAAVLGNLLSFLSSMLTPLNPQVTFDFSHLATFAIAITFGPWYGLLTAALSSIYPYFHLAVFGIYGPVYGLAIILGKSITGFFCGLLRGRMPTFLAITLSYIPESIFTFFFLHWMSFTLPAGMLTWDTITVNVITEGWVEVIMFSFIIDNMVRRKVVETAVLMLEIFIIMFLVHKEFLQTLLLLLLIALFTLILFELVEKTIHKPGSRLPENKDRDQ is encoded by the coding sequence ATGTCGAAGATGCAGCAGGTTGTTGTTTTCTTTAAGAGCGAGAAAGCCCAGAAGCTGGGTATCTCCCTTGCCGCTGCAGTGCTGGGAAACCTGCTGTCTTTTCTCTCCAGCATGCTCACACCCCTCAATCCCCAGGTAACATTCGATTTTTCACACCTGGCCACCTTCGCCATCGCCATCACATTCGGGCCCTGGTACGGCCTGCTGACAGCCGCGCTTTCCTCTATATACCCCTATTTTCACCTGGCGGTCTTCGGCATCTACGGCCCCGTGTACGGCCTGGCCATCATACTCGGTAAATCCATAACCGGTTTTTTCTGTGGCCTGCTGCGGGGACGCATGCCGACCTTCCTCGCCATCACTTTATCGTATATACCGGAGTCGATTTTCACCTTCTTTTTCCTGCACTGGATGTCATTTACGCTGCCCGCGGGCATGCTTACCTGGGATACCATCACAGTCAACGTGATCACAGAGGGCTGGGTAGAGGTGATTATGTTCTCCTTCATCATCGACAACATGGTGCGCCGCAAGGTTGTCGAGACAGCCGTTTTAATGCTGGAGATATTCATCATAATGTTCCTGGTACACAAGGAATTCCTCCAGACCCTGTTACTGCTCCTGCTTATTGCCCTTTTCACCCTCATACTATTTGAACTGGTCGAAAAAACCATCCACAAGCCGGGGTCCCGACTCCCTGAGAATAAGGACCGCGATCAATAA
- a CDS encoding MarR family transcriptional regulator — MNIQKKEYADLVQLAPPTKYMWTIVNFAQAWNTWVKALEKSLSPAKMTVSQITALQALFYNKRPMSPTEISKVLPIDTHSISPLVDKLHKRKLVTRRRSKSDRRSIEVELTRQGIELLKSLSPNINEVLEVVFGNLNQKELDELVKLSHVISYNAADYVGANKKRMDENAKILSGMLEGKTAAKKSTRSKSR, encoded by the coding sequence ATGAATATTCAAAAAAAAGAATATGCTGACCTGGTGCAGCTGGCTCCTCCCACAAAATATATGTGGACTATCGTCAATTTTGCCCAGGCCTGGAACACCTGGGTAAAAGCGCTGGAAAAAAGCCTGAGCCCGGCAAAGATGACGGTTTCTCAGATAACGGCCCTGCAGGCGCTTTTTTATAACAAGCGCCCCATGTCGCCGACGGAGATTTCAAAAGTACTGCCGATTGACACCCATTCAATCAGCCCCCTGGTTGATAAACTGCACAAACGTAAACTGGTAACAAGAAGACGTTCGAAAAGTGATAGACGGTCTATTGAGGTTGAGTTAACCAGGCAGGGCATTGAGCTTTTAAAAAGCCTGTCCCCTAACATAAATGAAGTTCTGGAAGTAGTCTTTGGAAACCTTAATCAGAAAGAGCTTGATGAGCTCGTGAAATTATCCCATGTAATCAGTTACAACGCAGCGGATTATGTGGGCGCCAATAAAAAACGCATGGACGAAAATGCCAAAATTCTCTCGGGTATGTTAGAAGGTAAGACTGCAGCTAAGAAAAGCACCCGATCGAAATCGAGGTAG
- a CDS encoding fumarate hydratase C-terminal domain-containing protein, whose translation MEIKRLKIPLSENDVRTLNIGDLVTFTGLLFTGTEVFHKRAFEKNATPPIDFKKMNVMAHAPLSIKRGENGEWEPMQWDKFAIMVTSGSRFEPYLPRLIQQLGLRAVVSKGSMGEQTRKAMAEFGCVHLTENSRLDKPGTADTVKRVIESYGYDEVGPFEATWVLEIEDWGPLVVDIDAHGNNLFDQIEQVAIERLKKTYAHFNIPSGFRYSMALPDSKEDSYYSR comes from the coding sequence ATGGAAATTAAAAGATTGAAAATTCCACTGAGTGAGAACGATGTTCGAACACTTAATATCGGAGACCTGGTAACATTTACCGGCCTGTTATTCACGGGCACCGAGGTTTTCCATAAAAGAGCATTCGAAAAAAATGCTACGCCGCCTATAGATTTCAAGAAAATGAACGTAATGGCCCATGCTCCTCTGAGTATCAAAAGAGGTGAAAATGGTGAATGGGAACCGATGCAATGGGATAAGTTTGCGATTATGGTAACATCGGGGAGTCGTTTTGAACCCTATTTACCCAGGCTCATCCAGCAACTTGGCCTCAGGGCGGTTGTCAGCAAAGGCAGTATGGGTGAACAGACCAGGAAGGCAATGGCGGAATTCGGCTGTGTACACCTGACTGAGAATTCGCGATTGGACAAGCCGGGAACGGCCGATACGGTAAAACGCGTTATAGAATCCTATGGATACGATGAGGTGGGACCATTTGAGGCAACCTGGGTACTGGAAATTGAGGACTGGGGTCCGCTAGTGGTTGATATCGATGCCCATGGAAATAACCTTTTTGACCAGATCGAGCAAGTCGCTATAGAGCGACTGAAAAAGACCTACGCCCACTTTAATATACCTTCAGGTTTTCGCTATTCCATGGCTCTGCCTGATTCTAAAGAGGACAGTTATTATTCACGATAA
- a CDS encoding fumarate hydratase — MREMVVSKDTLNEMMYRATVRAACIIPRDCRQAVEKGERLEETEVSRGPLSFFLEACDAGEKGRTLCPDTGWQIYWIKMGENVRIENGVSSIQDAAEQAVAKATGEGYLRPHLVHPLTMRNPLNNVGVHAPIVHIQFDPAIDYIEIVSVCKGGGGELFGGIQRNLSEADGRKGIVKFVLDCFVHTSYSGKTCPPGIIGIGIGGTTATSAQLALEAACLRTIGNRHPDKDIAELEDDLLAQFNQLGIGPMGMGGKTSALDVHIEYALTHFAGISVSFNTFCCVIRRATARLDSLGHIEYGDAPSWNYR, encoded by the coding sequence ATGCGTGAGATGGTAGTTTCCAAAGACACACTGAACGAAATGATGTACAGGGCCACAGTGCGCGCAGCCTGTATTATTCCGAGGGATTGTCGCCAGGCTGTCGAAAAGGGCGAGCGCCTGGAGGAAACGGAGGTATCCAGGGGCCCACTGAGTTTTTTCCTTGAAGCCTGCGACGCCGGCGAAAAGGGCAGGACGCTGTGTCCCGATACCGGCTGGCAGATTTATTGGATTAAAATGGGGGAAAACGTCAGGATTGAAAATGGTGTATCAAGTATACAGGACGCAGCTGAACAGGCGGTAGCAAAAGCTACCGGCGAAGGTTATCTGCGGCCTCATCTGGTGCATCCCCTGACAATGAGGAATCCATTAAATAATGTAGGAGTTCATGCTCCTATTGTGCACATTCAATTCGATCCTGCTATTGATTATATAGAGATTGTTTCGGTCTGCAAGGGAGGCGGTGGCGAGCTCTTTGGAGGAATTCAAAGAAACCTATCCGAGGCCGATGGTAGAAAAGGAATAGTTAAATTCGTTTTGGATTGTTTCGTACACACATCTTACTCGGGTAAAACATGCCCTCCAGGCATTATAGGCATCGGCATAGGAGGTACTACTGCAACCTCGGCACAGCTTGCCCTTGAAGCTGCGTGCCTGCGCACTATAGGCAACCGTCACCCGGACAAAGATATTGCAGAACTTGAAGACGACTTACTGGCCCAGTTTAACCAACTGGGTATTGGCCCTATGGGTATGGGGGGAAAAACCAGTGCACTGGATGTGCACATCGAATATGCTCTAACCCACTTTGCCGGCATATCCGTTTCTTTTAATACTTTTTGCTGTGTGATACGACGGGCTACCGCCCGCCTGGACTCATTGGGACATATTGAATATGGTGATGCACCCAGCTGGAATTATCGTTAA
- the carA gene encoding glutamine-hydrolyzing carbamoyl-phosphate synthase small subunit, which translates to MSNKAILVLEDGTIYRGDAFGAEETAFGEIIFITSMTGYQEMLTDPSFAGQIVVPTFPLIGNYGINLDDVESAKIQVRGFVVREYCPIPSNWRSMATVDEYLKTGNIPGLSGIDTRSLTRHIRSRGVMMGILTSELTGSEALHELKQLPSYGDTDFVKEVSAKEPFEWSSGQGQQHTYNIVVVDMGLRFNIARILSRLGCRVTVVPCTISCVDLLAMEPDGIVLSPGPGNPALLDYAIENIKGLLGKKPILGICLGHQLIGRAFGADTFKLKFGHRGANHPVLDLATGKVHITSQNHGYAIDTDSLKGGLQVSHINLNDGTIEGLKHSSMPITTIQYHAEGSPGPQDNTYIFDGFLQMIKEGRR; encoded by the coding sequence ATGAGTAATAAAGCCATACTCGTTCTGGAAGACGGCACTATTTACAGGGGCGATGCTTTCGGCGCCGAAGAGACCGCCTTCGGTGAAATAATCTTTATCACGAGCATGACCGGTTATCAGGAGATGCTGACCGATCCGTCTTTTGCCGGCCAGATCGTGGTGCCGACTTTTCCGCTGATAGGCAATTATGGTATCAACCTTGATGATGTCGAGTCGGCAAAAATTCAGGTCAGAGGCTTTGTTGTCAGAGAGTACTGCCCGATACCCAGCAACTGGCGGAGTATGGCGACTGTGGATGAGTATCTGAAAACGGGAAATATTCCCGGCCTCAGCGGTATCGACACGCGCAGCTTAACCAGACATATACGCTCCAGGGGGGTCATGATGGGGATATTGACATCCGAATTGACCGGCAGTGAGGCGCTGCATGAGTTGAAACAATTGCCTTCTTACGGGGACACCGATTTTGTCAAGGAAGTGAGCGCTAAAGAGCCTTTTGAATGGAGCTCAGGGCAGGGGCAGCAGCATACATATAATATCGTAGTCGTTGATATGGGTTTGAGATTTAATATAGCACGCATACTGAGTCGGCTCGGCTGCCGTGTGACTGTTGTCCCCTGCACTATTTCCTGCGTGGATTTACTCGCCATGGAACCGGACGGAATAGTTCTTTCGCCCGGCCCCGGAAATCCTGCTTTGCTGGACTACGCCATCGAGAATATCAAGGGGCTGCTGGGTAAAAAACCGATTTTGGGAATATGCCTTGGCCACCAGCTCATAGGCCGGGCTTTCGGCGCCGATACGTTCAAGCTCAAATTCGGACACAGAGGGGCCAACCATCCTGTCTTAGACCTGGCCACGGGTAAAGTGCATATCACTTCACAAAATCATGGATATGCAATAGACACAGATAGCCTTAAGGGAGGATTACAGGTCAGCCACATAAATTTGAATGATGGCACTATCGAAGGTTTAAAACACAGTTCCATGCCGATTACTACAATACAGTATCACGCGGAAGGCTCCCCCGGTCCACAGGACAATACGTATATATTCGATGGATTTTTGCAGATGATCAAAGAGGGACGCAGGTGA
- a CDS encoding PEP/pyruvate-binding domain-containing protein has translation MRKKTQPLKLSSGIDALDELIQEVRAGDNLVWQIDNLEDYASFAQSFANRSIADGHSCIYLRFASHPPILIPGQKLKIIEIDPKPGFDAFSGQIHNIIAKNSHTACYIFDNLSSLVAQWATDELLANFFQVTCPYIFELGPVAYFGLTRGKHTHSVVARIRETTQILIDVYHVNDATYIHPLKVWERYSAQMFLPHLITQDNWVPVFQSGEAAAVSSTAHRQPLSIAFTSIAPWESVYTKLLQYQSADPDSPRQMEEIIPLKHELSRMMISDQPSFTKLADKYLTADDLINIRNRLIGSGRIGGKAAGMLLARRILTAESGEIDFSRALEAHDSFYIGSDVFFTFLVNNHLFQLRLQLTRDWQISPEEFEEIERRFVEGKFPQEIMEQFRDMLDYFGQAPIIVRSSSLLEDSFGNAFAGKYRSEFCANQGTPDERMEAFLRAVKLVYASALNPDALTYRQNQGLGENDEQMAILVQRVSGMPYKNFFFPTMAGVAFSKNLYAWTNRIDPRRGMLRLVFGLGTRAVNRVSGDYTRMIAVSHPDLRPEIGAKIAKYSQHNIDLLDIKLNELITLPIAEILDDGDYPNLNLIASIMQDGFPRAIIGKCPHGSGDSLVLTFDSLLRKTPFIRIMSDMLMKLESAQGHPVDVEFTAHITADGEIKINLLQCRSLQVPGTSGTITIPDNIPHERVLFKAKKFISGGLASNLRYILYIDPWKYSRIGSPEIKKSVGRIVGRINKHPAVREGKIIMMGPGRWGSSNVDLGVNVGYADISNTSVLVEIAREEMGHVPEVSYGTHFFQDLVESQIIYLPLYPGNSETSYNNEFFEKSTNILTIIFPELAEFAEIISLIDVPSVSQGQYVQILADPKSQKAICFLK, from the coding sequence ATGAGAAAGAAAACACAGCCTTTAAAATTAAGCAGCGGAATCGATGCATTAGACGAGCTGATCCAGGAGGTCCGCGCCGGGGATAACCTGGTCTGGCAGATCGACAACCTGGAAGATTACGCATCCTTCGCACAGTCGTTTGCCAACCGGTCGATAGCCGACGGTCATAGCTGTATCTACCTGCGTTTTGCCTCACACCCTCCGATTTTAATACCGGGACAGAAGCTGAAGATTATAGAAATCGACCCCAAACCCGGATTCGATGCTTTCAGCGGACAGATACATAACATAATAGCGAAAAACAGCCATACTGCATGCTATATTTTCGACAACCTGTCCTCGCTCGTCGCGCAGTGGGCCACCGACGAGCTGCTGGCCAATTTCTTCCAGGTGACCTGCCCGTATATTTTTGAGCTCGGGCCGGTAGCGTATTTCGGTTTAACCAGGGGAAAGCATACACACTCGGTGGTGGCCAGGATACGGGAAACAACACAAATACTGATCGATGTGTACCATGTTAACGACGCAACATATATACACCCGCTTAAAGTGTGGGAGCGCTACTCAGCGCAGATGTTTTTGCCCCACCTGATCACCCAGGACAATTGGGTCCCTGTATTTCAGAGCGGTGAGGCGGCTGCCGTCTCCTCGACCGCACACAGGCAACCTCTCAGCATAGCCTTCACTTCCATTGCTCCATGGGAAAGCGTCTACACAAAACTGTTGCAGTATCAATCGGCAGATCCGGATTCTCCCAGACAGATGGAGGAAATAATACCGCTTAAACATGAGCTCTCCCGTATGATGATCAGCGATCAGCCCTCTTTCACCAAACTCGCCGACAAATATCTGACGGCCGATGACCTTATTAATATAAGGAATAGGCTGATAGGCTCCGGCCGCATCGGCGGCAAAGCCGCCGGCATGTTGCTGGCCCGGCGTATTTTAACGGCGGAGAGCGGCGAAATCGACTTTTCTCGAGCTCTGGAGGCGCATGATTCATTCTATATAGGTTCCGACGTCTTTTTTACATTTCTGGTCAACAACCACCTTTTTCAACTGCGGCTGCAGCTCACCAGAGATTGGCAGATATCCCCTGAAGAATTCGAGGAGATCGAGAGGCGCTTTGTCGAGGGTAAATTCCCGCAGGAGATAATGGAACAATTCCGCGATATGCTGGACTATTTCGGTCAGGCTCCGATTATCGTCAGGTCCAGCAGCCTGCTTGAAGACAGCTTCGGGAATGCTTTCGCCGGCAAATACCGCAGCGAATTCTGCGCCAATCAGGGAACCCCTGACGAGAGGATGGAGGCGTTTCTACGTGCAGTTAAACTCGTTTATGCCAGCGCATTGAATCCCGATGCCCTCACATACAGACAGAACCAGGGCCTGGGTGAGAACGATGAACAGATGGCAATACTGGTACAGCGTGTATCGGGCATGCCATACAAGAACTTCTTTTTCCCCACCATGGCCGGCGTAGCCTTCTCCAAGAATCTTTATGCGTGGACAAATCGCATAGACCCCCGGCGAGGAATGCTGCGGCTGGTTTTCGGCCTGGGCACACGTGCTGTTAACCGCGTAAGCGGAGATTATACCAGGATGATCGCCGTCAGCCACCCCGATTTGCGGCCCGAGATCGGCGCCAAAATCGCCAAATACTCTCAGCATAACATCGATTTGCTCGATATCAAGCTCAACGAGTTAATCACCCTGCCGATAGCGGAAATCCTGGATGACGGCGATTATCCCAATCTTAATTTAATAGCGTCGATCATGCAGGACGGCTTCCCACGCGCCATTATCGGCAAGTGTCCCCATGGATCGGGCGACAGCCTGGTTCTAACATTTGATTCTCTGCTGAGAAAAACTCCCTTCATCAGGATTATGAGCGATATGCTGATGAAACTGGAGTCCGCCCAGGGACATCCCGTGGATGTGGAGTTTACCGCCCATATCACGGCAGACGGTGAGATCAAGATCAATCTGCTGCAGTGCCGGTCTTTGCAGGTTCCGGGAACATCAGGAACAATTACAATACCTGACAACATACCGCATGAACGTGTTTTGTTTAAGGCAAAAAAGTTTATCAGCGGCGGGCTGGCCTCAAATTTGAGGTACATTTTATACATAGATCCCTGGAAATACAGCCGGATCGGTTCTCCGGAAATTAAAAAATCCGTGGGTCGCATCGTTGGCCGTATCAATAAACATCCGGCGGTCAGAGAAGGGAAAATCATAATGATGGGGCCCGGTCGCTGGGGCAGCAGCAACGTTGACCTGGGTGTTAATGTCGGCTATGCGGACATCAGCAACACATCCGTGCTGGTTGAAATCGCTCGCGAGGAAATGGGTCATGTGCCCGAAGTATCATACGGCACGCATTTCTTCCAGGATCTGGTTGAATCTCAAATCATCTATCTGCCCCTGTATCCGGGTAATAGCGAGACTTCCTACAATAACGAGTTTTTTGAAAAATCCACAAATATACTGACTATAATATTTCCGGAATTGGCCGAATTCGCAGAAATAATAAGCTTGATAGACGTTCCATCTGTATCCCAAGGACAGTACGTACAAATACTGGCTGACCCTAAGAGCCAGAAGGCGATCTGCTTCTTGAAATAA
- a CDS encoding histone deacetylase family protein — MKVVYHPRYTDVYESDPAAAPGRMEAVVKELGGFDFVEPQPAGLDYIQLCHTPFHISYVQRYGDVFDAASLAVGGAILASDLAMKGEPAFGLIRPPGHHASADSCWGFCFFNNMAIAIARLLEKKKIKTALILDFDLHFGDGTSNIFSGNHDVTYFHPEDGDRQEFVDHVGRFLGQSRADIIAVSAGFDRHINDWGRLLTTEDYMTIGQHVKEFAEKQCEGRRFGLLEGGYNHDVLGKNVRAFLEGMS, encoded by the coding sequence ATGAAGGTAGTGTATCATCCGCGCTACACGGATGTGTATGAGAGCGATCCCGCCGCAGCTCCCGGACGTATGGAAGCGGTAGTAAAAGAGCTGGGCGGCTTCGATTTCGTCGAGCCTCAGCCTGCCGGCCTGGACTACATCCAGCTATGTCATACGCCTTTTCACATCAGCTACGTACAGCGATACGGCGATGTGTTTGACGCGGCCTCGCTGGCCGTCGGGGGCGCCATTCTGGCATCGGATCTAGCCATGAAAGGCGAGCCTGCATTCGGATTGATCCGTCCTCCCGGCCATCATGCCAGCGCGGACAGCTGCTGGGGATTTTGTTTCTTCAACAATATGGCTATTGCCATCGCCAGATTGCTTGAAAAAAAGAAGATTAAGACGGCGCTGATACTCGATTTTGACCTGCACTTCGGCGACGGAACATCCAACATTTTCAGTGGCAATCACGATGTGACCTATTTTCATCCCGAAGACGGGGACAGGCAGGAGTTCGTAGACCATGTGGGACGTTTTCTGGGCCAGTCCAGGGCTGATATCATAGCAGTCTCGGCCGGATTCGACCGCCATATCAATGACTGGGGCAGGCTGTTAACTACAGAGGATTACATGACTATCGGACAACATGTTAAAGAGTTCGCCGAGAAGCAATGCGAAGGCCGCCGTTTCGGCCTGTTGGAGGGCGGATACAACCACGACGTCCTGGGAAAGAACGTCAGAGCCTTTCTGGAAGGGATGAGCTGA